The following proteins are co-located in the Solanum pennellii chromosome 1, SPENNV200 genome:
- the LOC107008527 gene encoding uncharacterized protein LOC107008527 isoform X2 — translation MSGEVQMSSEKQPRRGLSCTRYFDALWFCYSPVHQMQQYYRLGALDNCSKKWSGLVDCLTLKTKRSSEVESCVADLGSNAMVFASNEVAELAISLFGWMLL, via the exons ATGTCAGGAGAAGTTCAGATGAGTTCAGAAAAGCAACCACGAAGAGGACTGTCATGCACCCGTTACTTCGATGCACTCTGGTTCTGCTACT CTCCAGTCCATCAAATGCAGCAATACTATAGACTTGGTGCCCTTGATAATTGTAGTAAGAAATGGAGTGGTCTTGTTGATTGTCTGACTTTAAAAACCAAAAGGTCTTCTGAAGTGGAG TCTTGTGTTGCTGACTTAGGCAGTAATGCTATGGTATTTGCTTCTAATGAGGTTGCTGAGCTAGCAATTTCTCTTTTCGGATGGATGCTTCTCTGA
- the LOC107008527 gene encoding uncharacterized protein C227.17c isoform X1, which yields MSGEVQMSSEKQPRRGLSCTRYFDALWFCYSPVHQMQQYYRLGALDNCSKKWSGLVDCLTLKTKRSSEVEEILEAREKVKPHLWSTRTPEEAAAYWSELFDHLDEE from the exons ATGTCAGGAGAAGTTCAGATGAGTTCAGAAAAGCAACCACGAAGAGGACTGTCATGCACCCGTTACTTCGATGCACTCTGGTTCTGCTACT CTCCAGTCCATCAAATGCAGCAATACTATAGACTTGGTGCCCTTGATAATTGTAGTAAGAAATGGAGTGGTCTTGTTGATTGTCTGACTTTAAAAACCAAAAGGTCTTCTGAAGTGGAG GAAATTTTAGAAGCACGCGAGAAAGTGAAGCCTCACCTGTGGTCAACACGAACCCCTGAAGAAGCCGCAGCTTATTGGAGCGAACTCTTTGACCATCTAGATGAAGAGTAA